The following DNA comes from uncultured Campylobacter sp..
AGCGGCGTTAAATTTTATTGCGCAACTGGACATTGACGTGCTTGCGGCAAGATTTCTTGTAACGATGTGGCGAACATAAAATTTCGTAGAATTTCGCATACGCGCGATCGCGTAATGCTGTAAAATTTTATGACCGTTTAAAATTCAGCTCCGCTTCTAGCGCAAAATTTTATGAAATTTACCTCGCAAAAGGAATAAAATGTTTGATTTTAAAAAAGAGTTTAGACAGCTTTACGCGCCAAAGCAGGTGCCGCAAATTTTAACCGTCCCGCCTGCAAATTTCGTCTGCGTCCGAGGCGAAGGCTTGTTTAATATGAAGTTAAATTTTATCCGAGCGCTAGCGACAACAAAAACGGACGAGCAAAGATGAAACAAAAAGATTTCGTGATAGCGGCGATGATAGAGCTTGGCGGTGCAGCGACTCTATCGCAACTTTATTCTGCGACCGACGTTAGTTCGTGGTCGGCGAAAACGCCATTTGCTTCTATACGGCGTATCGTCCAAGAAAATGCAGAGTTTTTTAAGATTCGCCCGGGTCTTTGGGGCTTAAAGTCGCTTGAGACGCAAATTTTAAAAGAGTTTGAAAGTGGCGCGAATCCGCGAGATAGCTTCACTCACTCCTATTTTCAAGGCCTTATCGTAGAGATCGGCAACCTGCGCAAATTTCAAACCTATGTGCCGCCACAGGATAAAAATAAAAGCTTCGTCGCAAGCAAAAAGCTGGACGACCTCACTTCGCTAAAGGCGATTTACGAATTTGCCTACCCGAGCATACTAAACAAGGCGCGCAGCGTCGATGCGATCTGGTTTAACGAGCGAAATCTACCTTACGCGTTTTTCGAGGTTGAGCACTCGACGGACTTTAAAAATTCTCTCAATAAATTTTACGAACTTCAGGACTTTAACGCCAAAATGTTTATCGTCGCGGATGAGGGCAGGTTGAGGCAGTTTCAAAGCGTGATAAGCGCGTCGATATACAAAGATATTGCCGGTAACGTGAAATTTGCGAGCTACGAAAGTATCGCTAAACAATACGACTTAGAAAGCGAGAGCACGAAAGTAAAAATGGGGGTTTGATGAAAGAATTTGAAGTAGAGATCACCGAAACTTTGGCGAAAAAGGTCGTGATTAAAGCGAAAAATAAAGAAGAAGCGTGTAAGATCGCGCGGACGGCTTACGAAAATTGCGAGATCGTTTTGAGTGCAGAGAACTTCGTCTGCGCGGACTTTAAAGCGACGATCGCGGACGAGCCGAAAACTGAAATTTAGGAAATTTATGGAACCAAATTTAACGAAATTCGATGACTTTTTACGCTCACTTAGAAAAACAAATGCAAGCCTTGACTACTTTACCGACTTTGAAAAATGCGGCAAAAATCTAAAAGCCGTTTCTATTAAGCTCCACACGCTTGATTTTTTACTCGGTTCAAAGGATTTGAAAACAGATATTTTCACT
Coding sequences within:
- a CDS encoding DpnD/PcfM family protein — protein: MKEFEVEITETLAKKVVIKAKNKEEACKIARTAYENCEIVLSAENFVCADFKATIADEPKTEI
- a CDS encoding DpnII family type II restriction endonuclease gives rise to the protein MEPNLTKFDDFLRSLRKTNASLDYFTDFEKCGKNLKAVSIKLHTLDFLLGSKDLKTDIFT